A single genomic interval of Planctomycetota bacterium harbors:
- a CDS encoding transposase, whose translation MKKKHTPEQIVSKLRQADVELGKGLKVPEVCRQLGISEQTYYRWRTKYGGMDP comes from the coding sequence ATGAAGAAGAAGCATACCCCCGAGCAGATCGTCTCGAAGCTGCGTCAGGCGGACGTGGAGTTGGGCAAGGGACTGAAAGTGCCCGAGGTCTGCAGGCAGTTGGGCATCAGCGAGCAGACGTATTACCGCTGGCGGACCAAGTACGGCGGGATGGATCCGTAG
- a CDS encoding N-6 DNA methylase, translated as MLPSCLPDPLLRDLIEHFSALDLSIASVPANELGIAYEYLIKKFADDSGHTAAEFYTNRTFVHLMKSIVKPNTPDAG; from the coding sequence ATCTTGCCATCATGTTTACCTGATCCACTGCTCCGAGACTTGATCGAGCACTTCTCGGCATTGGATCTGTCTATTGCGAGCGTTCCAGCGAATGAACTCGGAATTGCATACGAGTATCTGATCAAGAAGTTCGCCGATGATTCGGGACACACAGCAGCGGAGTTCTATACGAACCGCACTTTTGTGCATCTCATGAAAAGCATCGTAAAGCCGAACACGCCCGACGCTGGCTGA
- a CDS encoding tyrosine-type recombinase/integrase: MTVCVFGSRRSDIYPIPAGNPHRMSQHKIVEEFWIDEDHKIKAIKRAGSPNWYLQYNQPGMGQRRESLKTQSKKEARTRGNAFARKFSEGDNTIANRGRHTLQEVSTMRCAWLASKKRSPKTIKAAEHFVRQLMIFLPRGGATPIRELTTTTLEAFEEKLRTTGIPVPSPDGRGKRKARPMGDKALRDVMKLIRSLIRFAVKRGMIHMDPSSAYTLPLASDKDIEVFSAEELNGLYEDPEPCMSDIWRLLTQTCLRVGEFMWLLKEDVMLDKDGAPAALHIRKKVCPQTGQPWKPKHGIERVVSLTPDAAAIVASALSNSLGPWLFTAPGVQRCPSGKWTDNRLRRRLHRRLNAIGISQTGLHRFRHTGATYLANDANMPIVQLRDFLGHKDLKTTMRYLHPRAEHIQQTISRVDFSRLAQNNPIAKLSPQPPESTETPEVGEAS; the protein is encoded by the coding sequence GTGACGGTCTGCGTCTTCGGCTCCCGCCGAAGCGACATCTATCCCATCCCCGCAGGAAACCCCCACCGTATGAGTCAACACAAGATCGTAGAAGAATTCTGGATCGACGAAGACCACAAGATCAAGGCGATCAAGCGCGCCGGCAGCCCCAACTGGTATCTGCAGTACAACCAGCCGGGCATGGGTCAGCGGCGCGAATCGCTCAAGACCCAAAGCAAGAAGGAAGCCCGCACCCGGGGCAACGCCTTCGCCCGAAAATTCTCCGAAGGCGACAACACCATTGCCAACAGAGGGCGGCATACCTTACAGGAAGTCTCCACAATGCGCTGTGCGTGGCTTGCCAGCAAGAAGCGCTCACCCAAGACCATCAAGGCGGCTGAGCACTTTGTTCGTCAGCTGATGATCTTCCTCCCCCGTGGCGGCGCGACGCCGATACGCGAGTTGACCACCACGACGCTCGAGGCGTTCGAAGAGAAGCTTCGCACGACCGGCATCCCGGTGCCGTCGCCCGATGGCCGGGGCAAGCGTAAGGCCCGGCCGATGGGCGACAAAGCCCTCCGCGATGTGATGAAGTTAATTCGGAGTCTCATCCGCTTCGCCGTAAAGCGCGGGATGATCCATATGGATCCCAGCAGCGCCTACACCCTGCCGCTGGCGTCCGACAAGGACATCGAGGTCTTCAGCGCTGAAGAGTTGAACGGCCTCTATGAGGACCCCGAGCCGTGCATGTCCGACATCTGGCGACTGTTGACGCAGACCTGCCTGCGGGTGGGCGAGTTCATGTGGCTGCTCAAGGAAGATGTGATGCTTGACAAGGACGGCGCGCCCGCAGCGCTGCATATCCGCAAGAAGGTCTGTCCGCAGACCGGTCAGCCATGGAAGCCCAAGCATGGGATTGAACGCGTTGTGTCGCTGACGCCAGATGCCGCGGCGATCGTCGCCTCCGCGCTGAGCAATTCGCTCGGTCCGTGGCTCTTCACGGCGCCCGGTGTTCAAAGGTGCCCGTCCGGCAAATGGACCGACAACCGGCTGAGGCGGCGGCTTCACCGCCGACTGAATGCCATCGGCATCAGCCAAACCGGTCTGCATCGATTCCGCCATACCGGCGCGACGTATCTGGCCAACGATGCCAACATGCCGATCGTCCAGCTCAGAGACTTCCTCGGCCACAAGGATCTGAAGACCACCATGCGGTATCTGCACCCGCGCGCCGAGCACATCCAGCAGACGATCAGCCGCGTCGACTTCAGCCGTCTCGCGCAGAACAACCCCATCGCCAAACTCTCACCCCAACCCCCGGAATCTACGGAAACCCCGGAGGTGGGAGAAGCGTCGTGA
- a CDS encoding methyltransferase domain-containing protein, which yields MWSRARPERSGMRLERLFYYGVVFLSGAAVLVVELISARLLSPFYGTSLAVWTAVISVTLADLAIGYIIGGWLGDRLVAHQRGLVGLSCILGVAATGCGLTPLIAPFIMSAMQPLGLVSGVLVSAAVLLSAPLMALGMVGPYVIRIFVHHIEEAGRVAGRIFALSTAGSILAALATGLVLAPLLGVRASYMLTAIVLAILAVIPLPMARRSFAPVAAAIGVLALTIAPGVMTLRRPLPVTINDFRIVQIDDRSSYGQIKIIEHTTPTGPQRWLLYDGIYQSGIDLEHGGSSLPYVHVIAAGLSVLPPDAKIVVIGAGGGVLPTLLDHMGYHVTVVDIDPRMARIARQWFDMPESVDSVVADGRQYIQSLPAESVDAIVLDASTGDSQPVHLLTREAFEACRRALRPTGFLTVNLLMFTQGERGLAYAGMIQTLEAAGFDPQAVGTMSQEAYRNVLVFAHPGTAAWNKAFGRASLLKLGVELGGMILRDFYIAAQNPIEPRPLEFVPIYTDDCSALEYLNQAFGHGLRRSVIQQVSPAVIFY from the coding sequence ATGTGGTCACGTGCCCGCCCGGAGCGATCAGGCATGCGATTGGAACGGCTTTTCTACTACGGCGTGGTGTTCCTGAGCGGTGCGGCGGTGCTCGTCGTCGAACTCATCAGCGCCCGGCTTCTGAGCCCTTTTTACGGCACGAGTCTGGCGGTCTGGACCGCGGTCATCAGCGTGACGCTCGCCGATCTGGCGATCGGCTACATCATCGGCGGTTGGCTCGGGGACCGGCTCGTCGCGCATCAGCGCGGTCTGGTCGGTTTGTCGTGCATCCTCGGCGTCGCCGCCACGGGGTGCGGTCTGACGCCGCTGATTGCTCCGTTCATCATGAGCGCGATGCAGCCGCTGGGGCTTGTCAGCGGCGTGCTCGTGTCGGCCGCCGTGCTGCTGTCCGCGCCGCTGATGGCGCTGGGCATGGTCGGGCCGTATGTGATTCGCATCTTCGTGCACCACATTGAGGAAGCCGGGCGCGTCGCAGGACGCATCTTCGCGCTCTCCACCGCCGGCAGCATCCTGGCCGCACTGGCCACGGGCCTGGTGCTGGCGCCGCTGCTGGGCGTGCGCGCCAGTTACATGCTGACCGCCATCGTGCTCGCCATTCTCGCCGTGATTCCCTTGCCCATGGCCCGACGCTCCTTCGCGCCCGTCGCCGCCGCGATCGGGGTGCTTGCCCTCACGATCGCGCCGGGCGTGATGACGCTTCGCCGCCCGCTGCCCGTTACGATCAACGACTTCCGCATCGTGCAAATCGACGATCGCAGCTCTTATGGTCAGATCAAAATCATCGAACATACAACGCCCACGGGTCCGCAGCGATGGCTGCTTTACGACGGCATCTACCAAAGCGGGATCGACCTGGAGCACGGCGGCTCTTCATTGCCATATGTGCATGTCATCGCGGCGGGATTGAGCGTGCTGCCGCCCGATGCGAAGATCGTCGTCATCGGCGCCGGCGGCGGCGTGCTGCCCACGCTCCTTGATCACATGGGTTATCACGTGACGGTCGTCGATATCGATCCGCGCATGGCGCGGATCGCGCGGCAGTGGTTCGACATGCCCGAGTCCGTCGACTCCGTCGTGGCGGATGGGCGTCAGTACATTCAAAGTCTCCCCGCCGAGTCGGTCGATGCGATCGTGCTCGACGCCAGTACGGGCGATAGTCAACCGGTGCACCTGCTCACGCGAGAAGCGTTCGAGGCATGCCGCCGCGCATTGCGGCCAACCGGGTTCCTCACGGTCAATCTGCTGATGTTCACGCAGGGCGAGCGCGGGTTGGCCTACGCGGGGATGATTCAGACGCTCGAAGCCGCCGGATTCGACCCGCAGGCCGTCGGCACAATGAGCCAGGAGGCGTATCGCAACGTGCTCGTCTTTGCGCACCCGGGCACGGCGGCGTGGAACAAGGCGTTCGGTCGTGCGTCGCTGTTGAAGTTGGGTGTGGAACTTGGCGGGATGATTCTGCGCGACTTCTATATCGCGGCGCAGAACCCGATCGAGCCGCGCCCGCTGGAGTTCGTGCCGATCTACACGGATGACTGCTCCGCCCTCGAATACCTCAATCAGGCATTTGGCCACGGCTTACGGCGGAGCGTGATCCAGCAGGTCTCGCCCGCCGTGATTTTTTATTGA
- a CDS encoding PEP-CTERM sorting domain-containing protein encodes MDRRAKPKQARRFHVTFATPRGAARKLVNRAAFRRLLHELTSQVPTRGCLLSCVGAWRSMSRCSRIQPHRIHKEISMLKMGSIVTALFVVGVTGWFSSARAATVDGQVTASDGYTEVFSVTWTISGMMGENLGTIVGGTLWQQRNADGKLTNFAIRLPKGYVDNSYGVNTVGTYGGMGGGTHTFDDLLGSDHVVFDIVDMNDNVVLEFTADYIAAILNSASSGMDGMDGMDGMGGTTTADAYKSAGVLNNGEDHPTGGVIDDKADGDKVAATSTLAMQVPLVASSLEHNLAVYGFNAGGLDLLQDSPPVLVDINNEPILDAFGNYQIDGDAATKAFWANWEFAVIYEVQIDPSKFTGGMPINALPVDSHASPAKTEGSLTDPIPTPIPTTVPEPTSLALLGLSAWALPRRRRARRAA; translated from the coding sequence ATGGATCGGCGCGCGAAGCCCAAACAAGCGCGTCGATTCCATGTGACGTTCGCGACGCCCCGCGGCGCCGCGCGAAAACTGGTCAACCGTGCTGCGTTCAGGAGACTCCTCCATGAATTGACAAGCCAGGTGCCGACTCGCGGTTGTCTCTTGTCCTGTGTGGGGGCATGGAGGTCAATGTCGCGTTGCAGTCGTATACAACCGCATCGAATTCACAAGGAGATATCGATGTTGAAGATGGGTTCAATCGTGACGGCGCTGTTCGTCGTCGGGGTCACGGGATGGTTCAGTAGTGCTCGCGCCGCCACGGTCGACGGGCAGGTCACCGCTTCGGACGGATACACCGAAGTCTTCAGCGTGACGTGGACCATTTCGGGCATGATGGGGGAAAACCTGGGAACCATCGTCGGCGGAACGCTCTGGCAGCAGCGCAACGCCGACGGCAAGCTCACCAACTTCGCCATCCGTCTGCCCAAGGGCTACGTCGACAACAGCTACGGCGTGAACACCGTCGGCACCTACGGCGGCATGGGCGGCGGGACGCATACCTTTGATGACCTGCTCGGGTCCGACCATGTCGTCTTCGACATCGTCGATATGAACGACAACGTCGTGCTGGAGTTCACCGCCGACTACATCGCCGCGATTCTCAACAGCGCTTCCAGCGGTATGGACGGCATGGATGGCATGGACGGCATGGGCGGAACGACGACGGCCGATGCGTACAAGTCCGCCGGCGTTCTGAACAATGGTGAAGACCATCCCACCGGCGGCGTGATCGACGACAAGGCCGACGGCGACAAGGTCGCGGCGACAAGCACGCTGGCCATGCAGGTGCCGCTGGTGGCGTCGTCGCTGGAGCACAATCTGGCGGTGTACGGATTTAACGCGGGCGGACTCGATCTGCTTCAGGACTCGCCGCCCGTGCTCGTGGACATCAACAATGAGCCGATTCTCGACGCCTTCGGCAACTACCAGATCGACGGCGACGCGGCGACCAAAGCGTTCTGGGCGAACTGGGAATTCGCGGTGATTTACGAAGTGCAGATCGATCCGAGCAAGTTCACCGGCGGGATGCCCATCAACGCGCTGCCCGTCGACAGCCATGCTTCACCGGCCAAGACCGAGGGCTCATTGACGGATCCGATTCCCACGCCGATTCCGACGACCGTGCCTGAGCCGACGTCACTTGCGCTGCTGGGCCTGTCCGCATGGGCGCTGCCGCGGCGTCGTCGCGCCCGCCGCGCCGCTTAA
- a CDS encoding tetratricopeptide repeat protein: MSERNDYRMTWTRRAVLAVFLLSGAAGLMHEVAWTRLLRLVMGNTTYSIATVLCVFMAGLAAGSYLGGRIIDRRRDPLRVFALIEGVVGIYCLMLPWLIHAVGPIYRAAYAVTYGSQTGLTIVRFLLCTAILIVPATMMGATLPVLTRWFVRSVDQTGRSAGRLYAFNTLGAVVGTALAGMWLIPAVGLWRTICVAAAVNLLICAAGLFMHARLGAVDEPPPADELEAGSASTTDAADRLSRRAVTVLLIGYALSGLAAMLYEVAWTRVLTLMIGSSVYGFSLILMAFVLGLALGSMICARFVDRVRHPMRVLAAIQMAIGGTSLLVVPLLGTLPFFVTGMISELGRSFWVLQAAEWGLVLSVMLAPTLLMGAAFPLVTRTYAQWSNAVGRSVGAVYGSNTIGTIIGSFLGGFMLIPWLGIQYTIFAAVSLSVLIGCAYLLASSAAAARRRLMVSGLTAAGFLLAMTVIPRWDAAKMSFGPFVQAVWLDANAARSHAALQKIVSSEQTIFYHEGLTSTVAVNRDASGVLSLLTNGRVEAKSRGGEAQQRLLAHIPLLLHPDPRDVLEIGLASGVTLDAAARHDVRSLDCVELSESVIDATRLFEDVNRHVLDDPRLRLIITDGRNYLSLTDRKYDIIISQPSDPATAGVADLFTREFFQNCYDRLNDRGMMCVWLKASSVDKDVFRSVVQSFGRTFDDMTIWSATGFTEFMLVGSRGPMRVDESLLAGRIADPRLAADMKILHIESVADLLGNLVTERDGAMRFAGEAPMHTDDNALLEFSAPRTEFTRKDPRDLVHALLDARTTDMAFLTDDQAGEAKLAEIKARSRRYIEARILTHGVTLAFERNQLDRAMDMLRQAAALNPHDPWIMVAVARLRQATTKMVEAGRMREAIAFNAQIVKVLTDSAIDHFNLASLLRDAGANEQAAAEYAQVLRIEPDHVLAHHNLAKLLAKLGRVDEAVRHYRRAIALDKTLDQALNNLAWILATAGKPELGTPAEAVTMAERACELTGQRNAAYLDTLAEAHEAAGQIDAALRVALRAYDLARGSGQSELAAELHARIARYERSKATAP; encoded by the coding sequence ATGTCGGAACGGAATGATTATCGGATGACCTGGACGCGGCGCGCGGTGCTGGCGGTGTTTTTGCTGTCCGGTGCGGCGGGACTCATGCACGAAGTGGCATGGACCCGGCTGCTGCGACTGGTGATGGGTAACACGACGTACTCGATCGCCACGGTTCTGTGCGTCTTCATGGCCGGGCTGGCGGCGGGCAGCTACCTCGGCGGACGCATCATCGATCGTCGGCGTGACCCGCTGCGCGTCTTCGCCCTCATCGAAGGCGTCGTCGGCATCTATTGTCTGATGCTGCCCTGGCTCATTCACGCCGTCGGTCCCATCTACCGCGCCGCGTACGCCGTGACCTACGGCTCGCAGACCGGATTGACGATCGTGCGCTTCCTGCTTTGCACGGCGATCCTGATCGTGCCCGCCACGATGATGGGCGCCACACTGCCCGTGCTCACACGCTGGTTCGTCCGCTCCGTCGATCAGACCGGCCGATCCGCAGGACGACTTTATGCGTTCAACACGCTCGGCGCGGTGGTCGGCACGGCGCTGGCGGGCATGTGGCTTATCCCCGCCGTCGGACTCTGGCGAACGATCTGCGTCGCCGCCGCTGTGAACCTGCTCATCTGTGCCGCGGGCCTGTTTATGCACGCCCGCCTCGGCGCCGTCGACGAACCGCCGCCGGCGGATGAACTGGAGGCCGGCAGCGCTTCAACGACCGACGCCGCCGATCGACTGAGCCGGCGCGCCGTCACCGTGCTGCTCATCGGGTATGCGCTGTCCGGGCTGGCGGCGATGTTGTACGAGGTGGCGTGGACACGCGTGCTGACGCTGATGATCGGCTCGAGCGTGTACGGGTTCAGTCTGATTCTGATGGCCTTCGTGCTCGGGCTGGCGCTGGGGTCGATGATCTGCGCGCGTTTCGTGGATCGTGTGCGTCATCCGATGCGGGTGCTGGCGGCGATCCAGATGGCGATCGGCGGGACGAGTCTGCTGGTCGTGCCGCTGCTGGGGACGTTGCCGTTTTTCGTGACGGGGATGATCTCGGAGCTGGGCCGCTCGTTCTGGGTGCTTCAGGCGGCGGAGTGGGGTCTGGTGCTGAGCGTGATGCTGGCGCCGACGCTGCTGATGGGCGCGGCGTTTCCATTGGTGACGCGGACCTACGCTCAGTGGTCCAACGCTGTCGGCCGCTCCGTCGGCGCGGTCTATGGATCCAATACGATCGGCACGATCATCGGCTCGTTTCTGGGCGGATTCATGCTCATTCCCTGGCTGGGCATCCAGTACACGATCTTTGCCGCCGTGTCGCTGAGCGTGCTCATCGGTTGTGCTTACCTGCTCGCATCGTCCGCTGCGGCGGCCCGTCGGCGCCTGATGGTCAGCGGTCTGACGGCGGCGGGATTTTTGCTCGCGATGACGGTCATTCCGCGGTGGGATGCGGCGAAGATGAGCTTCGGGCCGTTCGTACAGGCGGTGTGGCTCGACGCCAACGCGGCCCGGTCGCATGCGGCGCTGCAGAAGATCGTTTCATCGGAGCAGACGATCTTCTATCACGAGGGGCTGACGTCGACGGTGGCCGTCAATCGCGACGCTTCGGGCGTGCTGTCGCTTCTGACGAACGGGCGGGTCGAAGCCAAATCGCGCGGCGGCGAGGCGCAGCAGCGGCTGCTGGCGCATATCCCGCTGCTGCTCCATCCCGATCCGCGCGACGTGCTGGAGATCGGTCTCGCCAGCGGCGTGACGCTCGACGCCGCGGCGCGACACGATGTCCGCTCGCTCGACTGCGTCGAGCTTTCCGAGTCCGTCATCGACGCCACGCGGCTCTTTGAAGACGTCAATCGCCATGTGCTCGACGATCCGCGCCTGCGGCTGATCATCACGGACGGGCGCAATTACCTTTCGCTCACCGACCGAAAGTACGACATCATCATTTCCCAGCCGTCGGACCCGGCGACGGCCGGCGTGGCGGACCTGTTCACACGCGAGTTCTTCCAGAACTGCTACGACCGACTCAACGATCGGGGCATGATGTGCGTCTGGCTCAAGGCGTCGTCGGTGGACAAGGACGTGTTCCGTTCGGTCGTGCAGTCCTTTGGCCGAACATTCGACGACATGACAATCTGGTCCGCGACCGGGTTCACGGAGTTCATGCTCGTCGGTTCGCGCGGACCGATGCGCGTCGACGAATCCCTGCTCGCCGGACGGATCGCCGATCCTCGGCTCGCGGCCGACATGAAGATCCTGCATATCGAGTCCGTGGCCGACCTGCTCGGCAACCTGGTCACCGAGCGCGACGGGGCGATGCGTTTCGCCGGCGAGGCGCCGATGCATACCGATGACAATGCGCTGCTGGAGTTCTCCGCGCCGCGCACGGAGTTCACACGGAAGGATCCGCGCGACCTGGTCCACGCGCTGCTCGACGCCCGGACGACGGACATGGCGTTTCTGACGGACGATCAAGCCGGGGAGGCGAAGCTGGCGGAGATCAAGGCCCGGAGTCGCCGGTACATCGAGGCGCGGATACTCACGCACGGCGTGACGCTCGCCTTTGAGCGGAATCAGCTTGACCGGGCGATGGACATGCTCCGGCAGGCGGCGGCGCTCAATCCGCATGATCCGTGGATCATGGTGGCGGTTGCGCGGCTTCGGCAGGCGACGACCAAGATGGTCGAGGCGGGACGCATGCGCGAGGCGATCGCGTTCAATGCGCAGATCGTCAAGGTGCTGACCGATAGCGCGATCGATCACTTCAATCTCGCCTCGCTGCTGCGCGACGCCGGGGCGAACGAACAGGCGGCGGCGGAATACGCGCAGGTGCTGCGCATCGAGCCCGATCACGTGCTGGCGCATCACAATCTGGCGAAACTGCTCGCGAAGCTCGGGCGGGTCGACGAGGCGGTGCGCCATTACCGTCGGGCGATCGCGCTGGACAAGACGCTCGATCAGGCATTGAACAATCTTGCCTGGATCCTCGCGACGGCCGGCAAGCCGGAGTTGGGGACGCCGGCGGAGGCGGTCACGATGGCCGAGCGTGCGTGCGAACTGACGGGTCAGCGCAATGCGGCGTACCTGGACACGCTGGCGGAGGCGCATGAAGCCGCGGGCCAGATCGACGCGGCGCTCCGGGTGGCGCTCCGGGCGTACGATCTGGCCCGCGGTTCAGGACAATCGGAACTTGCCGCCGAGCTTCATGCGCGGATCGCCCGCTATGAACGCTCGAAGGCGACCGCGCCTTAA
- a CDS encoding tyrosine-type recombinase/integrase produces MLRRLHVRLDAAGIARTGPHRFRHTGATLLANDANIPIAQLKEFLGHKDLKITQRYLHPRPEHIQQTISRVDFTRLTRNNPLPPETPETPETPQAPEPPEAMKAGAAS; encoded by the coding sequence CTGCTGCGTCGGCTTCATGTGCGGCTCGACGCCGCTGGCATCGCCCGGACGGGACCGCATCGGTTCCGCCACACCGGCGCGACGCTTCTGGCCAACGATGCGAACATCCCCATCGCCCAGCTCAAGGAGTTCCTCGGTCACAAGGACCTGAAGATCACCCAGCGCTATCTGCATCCGCGCCCCGAGCATATTCAGCAGACCATCAGCCGCGTCGACTTCACCCGTCTCACCCGGAACAACCCCCTGCCCCCGGAAACCCCGGAAACCCCGGAAACCCCGCAAGCCCCGGAGCCCCCGGAAGCGATGAAGGCAGGAGCGGCGTCATGA
- a CDS encoding superoxide dismutase [Mn] (SodA; manganese binding; only present under aerobic conditions; destroys free radicals): protein MMAYTLPDLPYPKDALEPHIDARTMEIHHDKHHAAYVNNVNKALEGMTVPDCINELISDLSKIPEAKRGAVRNNGGGHANHSLFWKVMKKGGGSQPTGDLAKAIDTELGGFEKFKEAFANAAATRFGSGWAWLVVKDGKLAVCSTANQDNPRMGAAVAGCEGKPILGLDVWEHAYYLNYQNRRPDYIAAFWNVVNWEQVAENYKKAKG, encoded by the coding sequence ATCATGGCATACACACTACCCGATCTTCCGTATCCCAAGGACGCGCTGGAGCCGCATATTGATGCGCGCACCATGGAGATTCACCACGACAAGCACCATGCCGCCTACGTCAACAACGTCAACAAGGCGCTGGAGGGCATGACCGTGCCCGACTGCATCAATGAGCTGATCAGCGATCTGTCAAAGATTCCCGAAGCCAAGCGCGGCGCGGTGCGCAACAACGGCGGCGGGCATGCCAATCATTCGCTGTTCTGGAAGGTCATGAAAAAGGGCGGCGGCAGTCAACCGACCGGCGACCTGGCCAAGGCGATCGACACGGAACTGGGCGGCTTCGAGAAGTTCAAGGAGGCGTTCGCCAACGCCGCCGCGACGCGCTTCGGGTCCGGTTGGGCGTGGCTCGTCGTCAAGGATGGCAAGCTCGCCGTCTGCTCGACCGCCAATCAGGACAATCCGCGCATGGGCGCCGCCGTCGCCGGCTGCGAAGGCAAGCCCATCCTCGGCCTGGACGTCTGGGAGCACGCCTACTACCTCAACTACCAGAATCGCCGCCCCGACTACATCGCCGCGTTCTGGAACGTCGTCAACTGGGAGCAGGTCGCGGAAAACTACAAGAAAGCCAAGGGCTGA
- the cobA gene encoding uroporphyrinogen-III C-methyltransferase, translating into MSQPSHPSKSPAQNRGIVYLVGAGPGDPGLLTVRAAELIRTADVIVFDALANPVLLAQARPDVEFIDAGKRAKSHKLTQDETNALLAAKALAGKTVVRLKGGDPYVFGRGSEEAMYLYERGVRVEMVPGITAAMAGPAYAGIPVTHRQVATTVTFITGHEDPTKPETQIDYDGLAKLAQTGGTLCFYMGMGRLGIIVDALTSRGVSPQTPAGVVQWGTHPHQRSLRTTLDQLAAEVEAAGLGAPAIIIIGPVVAVDPDGALRWFEQRPLFGKTVLITRTRHQASELRMKLEALGAGVLEAPTIEIVPPADWSPIDSVIRHLNDYDWLILTSVNGVAALRERLDHLTLDARHLAGVKIAVIGDATAAAMRAMGLRPDLVPTQFVAESLAADLIAQGPVAGERILMLRADIARPVLAQKLADAGASVDDVSIYETKTSAALPDEVIEALREKKVDYVTFTSSSTASNFVELLGKDREILEFVKIASIGPITSQTARNLGLDVHIEATTYNIDGLIAAIVAAAT; encoded by the coding sequence ATGAGTCAACCGTCCCACCCATCGAAATCACCTGCCCAAAACCGCGGCATCGTCTACCTCGTCGGCGCCGGCCCGGGCGATCCGGGGTTATTGACCGTCCGGGCCGCCGAGTTGATCCGCACGGCGGATGTCATCGTTTTTGATGCACTGGCCAATCCCGTGCTCCTCGCGCAGGCCCGGCCGGATGTCGAGTTCATCGACGCAGGCAAGCGGGCCAAGTCCCATAAGCTCACGCAGGACGAGACCAACGCCCTGCTCGCTGCGAAGGCCCTCGCCGGCAAGACCGTCGTGCGGCTCAAGGGGGGCGACCCCTACGTGTTCGGACGCGGGTCGGAGGAGGCGATGTATCTCTACGAGCGCGGCGTGCGCGTCGAGATGGTGCCGGGCATCACCGCCGCCATGGCCGGCCCCGCCTACGCCGGGATCCCCGTGACCCATCGACAGGTCGCCACGACCGTGACGTTCATCACCGGTCACGAAGACCCCACCAAGCCCGAAACGCAGATCGACTATGACGGCTTGGCGAAACTCGCGCAGACCGGCGGGACGCTGTGCTTTTACATGGGCATGGGCCGGCTCGGCATCATCGTCGATGCGTTGACGAGCCGGGGCGTGTCACCTCAGACGCCCGCCGGCGTCGTCCAATGGGGCACGCATCCGCATCAGCGCTCGCTTCGCACCACACTCGACCAACTCGCCGCCGAAGTCGAAGCGGCGGGCCTTGGCGCCCCGGCGATCATCATCATCGGCCCCGTCGTCGCGGTCGACCCCGATGGCGCATTGCGATGGTTCGAGCAGCGCCCGCTTTTCGGCAAAACCGTGCTCATCACGCGCACGCGTCATCAGGCGTCGGAGCTGCGCATGAAGCTCGAAGCCCTCGGCGCCGGCGTGCTCGAAGCACCGACGATCGAGATCGTGCCCCCCGCTGATTGGTCGCCGATCGACAGCGTCATTCGTCATCTCAACGACTATGACTGGCTGATTCTCACGAGCGTCAACGGCGTGGCGGCGCTGCGCGAGCGGCTCGATCATCTGACCCTCGATGCGCGGCATCTGGCGGGCGTGAAGATCGCCGTCATCGGCGACGCCACCGCCGCCGCGATGCGCGCGATGGGACTTCGCCCGGACCTGGTGCCGACCCAGTTCGTCGCCGAGTCGCTCGCCGCCGACCTGATCGCGCAGGGCCCGGTCGCCGGGGAGCGCATCCTGATGTTGCGGGCGGACATCGCGCGGCCGGTGCTGGCGCAGAAGCTCGCCGATGCGGGGGCGAGCGTCGATGATGTGTCGATCTACGAAACGAAGACGTCCGCGGCGCTGCCGGACGAGGTGATCGAAGCGCTGCGCGAAAAGAAAGTCGACTACGTGACGTTCACCAGCAGCTCGACCGCAAGCAACTTCGTGGAATTACTCGGGAAAGATCGTGAAATTCTCGAATTTGTAAAAATTGCAAGCATCGGCCCGATCACTTCGCAGACCGCACGTAACCTCGGGCTTGATGTGCACATCGAAGCGACGACGTACAACATCGACGGCCTGATCGCCGCCATCGTCGCCGCCGCAACTTGA